The DNA window CGTATTCCTTAAAACATTCTTGGCAAACAAATGGGAACTTCTGAATTTCCTGAAGAgatgaaatattaattaatctTTCTTCACCAGTGCATTTGATATGGCACCAGTTCGGACATTTTTCACACCCCACCCATTCATTCGCACGACCACCCATTTttccacacataaaacaaataCCATTGTCTTCCGAACTGGTGTCCATAAAAGGAATGTTTTCCTTCTCACTTCCTTCATAGTCACTCTCACTACTGTCTCTAGACCTCTTTTTTGTTCTCTTTCGCTCTTCCATTTTCTTGATCTTCTGATCAGCTCTTTCTTGCCTTTTTCTTTCCCTCTCTTCCTTCTTTCTCTGCCTCTCATTCTCTCTCTCTAATTTCTTCTTTTCTCTCTCCTCTTTTCGTACTATTTTTAGCTCCTCATTTTcaattcttttcttttctcgcTCCTCTAAGAGGGCAATAGCCTCTACACCTGATAAGGCTTTTGGAAGTTTTTCTCTAATATTATTGTTCCTTTtcactttcttttttatttcaggAACTCTAAGGTGATCAAATGCAGACGAGACATTTGCTGCAGACACTTGGGTTTGAGGAGGTTGAAGGATAGCGACTGTAGGATAAAGGTTCATGGGACTCGGGTCACTGCATGTAAACACTTCTGAATTTTGGGAGTTAATGGACACAGACTCTATGGTGGGGACTGAGGAGATTTCCTTGAAATGATGGGTGGAAGTAGTAGATGAATTTTCTACGGAAGGAGCTGTTAAGTAAGCTGATGAGGTTTCCCTGGAAGGAGCAGCAGAGGTTTCCACGAAAGGAAGGGTCGGAGCAAATGATATTTCCCTGGAAGGATTGGAAGTAGGGGCAGATGGGGTTTCTCTGGAAGATTTGACAGGAGTAGATGAGGTTTCTCCGGAGGATTTGACGGGAGCAGATGAGATTTCCACGGAAGGATCAGTGGGAGCAGAAAAGGTAACTGTTTCCACTGACTGATTGGCTGGAACAATGGAGGCATCTCCGGAAGGATCCATGGTTGAGTTGGTCTCCTCCATGTCTTGTGTAGTTGCTTCTTCTCCGCTAAAACACTTTGAAGGAGCCAGCTTTGTTCTGTCAATACCATCACTTGATAAAGGGAAAAGGCCTGATTTCTGAAACCCCTTCCATGCATTAGCAAATGTTGCAACTTGGTACCAAGTACCCCGAAAGACTTCCGGAAACATTCTTTTGGTCAGGACTTCTCCTATGTGTTGCATTTGCCACTGTTTAACATGCTTTGTCCAAGCAGCCTTCATCGGCGAGAACAGCCCTACATCGCAAGCTTGTAGGATATGGGTGGCATTTGGCAAAAGACAGTACAACACAATTCCATTCTCCCTGCAGAATTTTGAAGCTGCCAGGGAAATGTGTGTAGAGTGGCCATCAACAATCAAAAGTATGGGTGAAGCTATGTTCGATTTAgaaacaaattgttttaaatgttttaaaaattccACAAAACAATCAGTATCCATCCATCCATTTGGTGTGTGTGCAAAAATTGCCTCTGGGAATTTCGCAATACCAACGTCTCTGAAGCGTTCTCCTGGATACAGTATCATAGGTGGCATATAGTTGCCAACGGCATTCATACAGGCCATAACAGTAATTTGAGTTTTATCACTTACAACAACTTGGTAGATATGTTTCGAACCTACAGGGGCCAGGACTTTGTCGGACTTCACACACAGTGGAAATCCACTTTCATCCGCATTAAAAATCCGCCGAGGATCTTTGACTAAATCTTCATAATCTGGTACCTCCTGTGAAAGAAACTCATAAAGTTTTTTATACCAGTTTGTTATCATCCCTTCTGTAATCGCTGCCCTCTCATGTCCTAAAGACTGCGGAACCCTTGTTGTTATGGAGGGATTTCTTTTACGGAAAGCTGAATACCAGTCTTTTCCTGGCAGGTTATTGGGGAATGGATTGGGGCGTCCATCAATATCCATAATACGCTTAACTTCGAGGAGGAACTCTGTTTTGGTCAATGGATAGCCAATGTCATGCATAAGATCAATGTAATTGACCAGCACAGATTCTTCCTGTTTTGTTAGAACAGGAGATGGACCTGGAGGTGTGGGGTTTTCTGGTACACGGCCAgataatttatcatttaaaGTTGTTCGTGGTACTTGATATACCCGCGAAGCTTGATTTTTTTGACATACTGCCACTGCGAACTACATTGATAGCTGCAGCCATATTTTCTGTCGAGTACTGTACCCGCTTTTTCTTTGCACCTATTTGTTTAGACATTTTCTGTAAATAATAAGAAAGGACATATTCTTGAGGTATTcaatattcaatttatttaaatctatttttcaCCTGTCAGCACTTTCAACTAAATATGAATTACTACATTCTGTTACTATAATACTATTAttcaattttgtaaataaatttcTTGGTTCAGAATGTATTAATTGATTTCtttttattcaatatatatatatatatatatgtatattataaggAACTGATGTGCAGGAAAGTTTGTCATTTACAAAATGTCAATTTCAGCATAAATTGCTGCATTCAATGTACATCCGGCAATGCTATGGGCATGTCTAGTCACCAAAAGCCACTCCATGTTCCaattaaaactatttttgtaACATGGCATTTTAAAAAGTAACAGCTTTCTGGACATCATGACATATGGACCTCTCTTTAATTTGTAACCCATATACCAAATTCCAGTTTCCTGTGTCCTCATTGGTACATGTCATcctttaaaataaacaataacttTGATTAAAAACATTGTGCTAATACTGATGCTATACAACAAAAAGGCACATGTTACTTGCAGACCTTCCAGAGTTATCACCCTTGGCTTTGTCCCAATTATAATCTGCATTTTAGCATATATATTGGTAGACTAGtctttttgataaatatacCAATGACATTAGCTGCTATAGAATAAATagtaatatgtatataccaAATGTATTCATGATA is part of the Pecten maximus unplaced genomic scaffold, xPecMax1.1, whole genome shotgun sequence genome and encodes:
- the LOC117320803 gene encoding LOW QUALITY PROTEIN: uncharacterized protein LOC117320803 (The sequence of the model RefSeq protein was modified relative to this genomic sequence to represent the inferred CDS: deleted 1 base in 1 codon), whose translation is MSKQIGAKKKRVQYSTENMAAAINVVRSGSMSKKQASRVYQVPRTTLNDKLSGRVPENPTPPGPSPVLTKQEESVLVNYIDLMHDIGYPLTKTEFLLEVKRIMDIDGRPNPFPNNLPGKDWYSAFRKRNPSITTRVPQSLGHERAAITEGMITNWYKKLYEFLSQEVPDYEDLVKDPRRIFNADESGFPLCVKSDKVLAPVGSKHIYQVVVSDKTQITVMACMNAVGNYMPPMILYPGERFRDVGIAKFPEAIFAHTPNGWMDTDCFVEFLKHLKQFVSKSNIASPILLIVDGHSTHISLAASKFCRENGIVLYCLLPNATHILQACDVGLFSPMKAAWTKHVKQWQMQHIGEVLTKRMFPEVFRGTWYQVATFANAWKGFQKSGLFPLSSDGIDRTKLAPSKCFSGEEATTQDMEETNSTMDPSGDASIVPANQSVETVTFSAPTDPSVEISSAPVKSSGETSSTPVKSSRETPSAPTSNPSREISFAPTLPFVETSAAPSRETSSAYLTAPSVENSSTTSTHHFKEISSVPTIESVSINSQNSEVFTCSDPSPMNLYPTVAILQPPQTQVSAANVSSAFDHLRVPEIKKKVKRNNNIREKLPKALSGVEAIALLEEREKKRIENEELKIVRKEEREKKKLERENERQRKKEERERKRQERADQKIKKMEERKRTKKRSRDSSESDYEGSEKENIPFMDTSSEDNGICFMCGKMGGRANEWVGCEKCPNWCHIKCTGEERLINISSLQEIQKFPFVCQECFKEYVFGYLGNVLPCVE